Proteins from a genomic interval of Maniola jurtina chromosome 8, ilManJurt1.1, whole genome shotgun sequence:
- the LOC123867409 gene encoding aminopeptidase N-like — MISLVLLSLLGSGLTYSVPPRAESATQLPDRAYILPWTTYPTFYDVRLFLDPGNKEYFTGDVSIRLFSHIDTDTIVLHAMAMNITKIGLFDDVNVDVNITDSFNLATDDTHFLTVTSKVPLIRMRPYNLKIEYRGTYATNMFGIYVSTYERPGGGTVDLITSQLQPTFARRAFPCYDEPRYKAVFRTTIYAPPAYTTVRTNMPQKTTDLIKPEVEGFKKYEFEDTLKQSTYLLAYLVSDFDFVSNEVAGVPTGIFPKPFRVYSRPGTQSTAEFALDYGPKNVIALQNYTKLDYALPKFDKAAVPDFAAGAMENWGLVIYREVALLVQDGVTTTATKQNVARIICHENLHMWFGNEVSPVSWTYTWLNEGFANFFENYGTDMVLPWRMMDQYVLLMQNVMQSDAIRTINPMTHPVFTPSQIISTFNAVAYQKSGSVIRMMQHFLTPDVFQQGLVYYLANNTRRAVTPDELYVHLQAALDESDHTIPRPVEEVMENWTRQGGFPVITVRRLAPTAQSISISQERYLTNPREVSRTTWHVPVNWVLSTNPDFSDTKPQVWLQPTGPALAVDIPGLSDAEWFIVNKQQASYYRVNYDDGNWRALARVLSTSHDTIHLLNRAQIVDDVFNMARNGRTSYSNAFEVSRYLVNETDYIAWGSANSAFNYLDVVLSGSPAYEVFQAYVLHLTGPSYNRLGFVADPAGEEHVTAAHRNVILNLNCRLGNQHCVNESQTLLAQFRNNPSQRLNPDIQMTVFCSGLRGGSAENFDFLWNRYLASQDSSEQAILLNSLGCTSNETLRSFYLNQVIDDNSAVREQDRHTILVSTINASPANMEAALHFVVENFAAIQTRVQGLTGTTNILNAFARRLSTNSHRNQISEFTRRYDSILTAGERASVNDISDNVAASIQWSANNFDTVHSWLRLNYGSNASILTSGFLIVISIFVTWYNH; from the exons ATGATTTCTCTAGTTTTGCTCTCTTTGTTGGGGTCCGGTCTGACCTACAGCGTGCCTCCCCGCGCCGAATCTGCGACGCAACTACCAGACAGAGCCTATATCCTGCCATGGACTACTTACCCGACTTTTTACGACGTTCGACTGTTCCTAGATCCTGGAAACAAGGAATATTTCACAGGAGATGTCTCTATTCGGTTGTTCTCTCATATAGATACGGACACTATAGTCTTGCACGCAATGGCAATGAATATAACTAAGATCGGTCTGTTCGATGACGTGAATGTAGATGTTAATATCACCGATAGTTTTAACCTTGCAACCGATGACACGCATTTTCTAACAGTCACATCGAAGGTTCCATTGATAAGAATGCGACCATATAATTTGAAGATAGAGTACAGAGGGACGTATGCGACTAACATGTTTGGAATATACGTGTCGACTTATGAACGCCCTGGTGGTGGGACAGT gGATCTAATAACATCCCAGCTGCAACCGACGTTTGCCCGCCGCGCGTTCCCGTGCTACGACGAGCCTCGGTACAAGGCAGTGTTCCGTACCACCATCTACGCGCCCCCGGCTTACACTACTGTAAGGACCAACATGCCTCAAAAAACAACTGATCTGATCAA ACCTGAAGTAGAAGGTTTCAAGAAATACGAGTTTGAAGACACCCTAAAACAGTCCACCTACCTCCTGGCCTATCTGGTGTCAGACTTCGACTTCGTTTCCAACGAGGTTGCAGGCGTGCCAACCGGCATCTTCCCTAAGCCTTTCAGGGTGTACTCTAGGCCAGGCACGCAGAGCACTGCAGAATTTGCGCTAGACTATGGACCGAAAAATGTGATAGCTTTGCAAAATTACACCAAATTAGATTATGCTCTACCTAAGTTTGACAAAGCGGCCGTGCCTGATTTTGCTGCTGGCGCCATGGAGAATTGGGGACTTGTTATTTACAG AGAGGTAGCACTTCTAGTACAAGATGGCGTCACCACGACGGCAACAAAACAGAACGTCGCACGTATCATCTGCCATGAGAACCTCCACATGTGGTTCGGTAATGAAGTGAGCCCCGTATCTTGGACTTACACCTGGCTGAACGAGGGGTTCGCGAACTTCTTCGAAAACTACGGTACGGACATG GTGCTCCCATGGCGTATGATGGACCAGTATGTCCTGCTTATGCAAAATGTGATGCAGAGCGATGCTATCAGGACCATTAACCCCATGACCCATCCAGTCTTCACCCCCTCTCAAATCATCAGCACCTTTAATGCGGTTGCTTACCAAAAAT cCGGCTCTGTCATCCGCATGATGCAGCACTTCCTCACGCCTGATGTGTTCCAGCAAGGTCTTGTCTACTACTTGGCGAATAA CACTCGGAGAGCCGTGACTCCGGATGAGCTGTACGTCCACCTACAGGCGGCCCTGGACGAATCAGACCACACTATACCAAGACCTGTTGAGGAAGTCATGGAGAATTGGACAAGGCAGGGCGGCTTCCCTGTCATCACCGTCAGGAGGTTGGCTCCAACTGCCCAATCTATCTCTATTTCTCAG GAACGTTACCTGACCAACCCTAGAGAAGTGTCACGTACCACCTGGCATGTGCCGGTCAACTGGGTCCTGTCCACGAACCCCGACTTCTCTGACACGAAGCCTCAAGTGTGGCTGCAGCCCACTGGGCCAGCTCTCGCCGTCGACATCCCTGGCCTCTCAGACGCTGAATGGTTCATCGTTAATAAGCAACAAGCTA GCTATTACAGAGTGAACTACGATGACGGGAACTGGCGTGCGCTGGCCCGCGTCCTGTCCACATCTCACGACACCATCCATTTGCTGAACCGTGCTCAGATTGTTGACGACGTGTTCAACATGGCCAGAAATGGCAGAACA AGCTACTCCAATGCCTTCGAAGTGTCCCGCTATTTGGTCAACGAGACGGACTACATCGCGTGGGGTTCCGCCAACAGCGCTTTCAACTACCTCGACGTAGTGCTGAGTGGCTCCCCGGCATATGAAGTATTCCAG GCGTACGTCCTTCACCTAACCGGTCCATCGTACAATAGACTAGGCTTCGTCGCTGATCCAGCCGGCGAAGAGCACGTCACAGCTGCCCACAGGAACGTCATTCTTAACCTTAACTGTCGTCTCGGCAACCAGCATTGTGTGAACGAATCTCAGACACTTTTGGCACAGTTTAGGAATAATCCGA GTCAGCGTCTGAATCCGGACATTCAGATGACGGTGTTCTGCTCGGGCCTGCGTGGAGGTAGTGCGGAGAACTTTGACTTCCTGTGGAATAGATATCTCGCCAGCCAGGACTCCAGTGAGCAGGCCATATTGTTGAATTCACTCGGATGTACTTCTAATGAAACTTTGCGTAGCTT CTACCTCAACCAAGTGATAGATGACAACTCGGCAGTGCGAGAGCAGGACAGACATACTATCCTCGTCTCTACCATCAACGCTAGCCCGGCCAACATGGAGGCGGCTCTACATTTCGTTGTCGAAAATTTCGCTGCTATACAAACAAG AGTACAAGGCCTTACGGGTACCACAAATATACTTAACGCTTTCGCCAGAAGATTATCTACAAATTCCCATCGAAATCAA atCAGCGAATTCACACGTAGATACGATAGCATTCTCACCGCTGGGGAAAGGGCGTCTGTCAACGACATTAGCGACAATGTCGCAGCGTCCATACAGTGGTCTGCGAACAACTTCGACACAGTTCACAGCTGGTTGAGGTTGAACTACGGAAGCAACGCCAGCATCTTGACGTCGGGATTCCTTATCGTCATTTCCATCTTTGTCACGTGGTACAACCACTGA